In a genomic window of Thermosynechococcus sp. CL-1:
- a CDS encoding Crp/Fnr family transcriptional regulator, giving the protein MANVSLAAITPPVEERWRSSSRLHTFGMGDSIWMEPERIWLVSRGVVLLNLLHPDGEEVVVGLATPGTAFGLPLTSLTAYQAKALSKAELMLFTLVEVESSPNLTQSLVRGLARRLRQAEGLLGITSHRRIEERLRHLLLLLKQEIGQPHPLGTRYSVRLTHQQLATAIGTSRVTITRLLGKLKEEQWLTYDRDRHIILTNAAQI; this is encoded by the coding sequence ATGGCAAACGTCTCCCTTGCTGCCATCACTCCCCCCGTGGAGGAACGCTGGCGTTCCTCCTCTCGACTACACACGTTTGGCATGGGGGACAGCATCTGGATGGAGCCAGAGCGCATTTGGCTAGTGAGCCGGGGCGTCGTGCTGTTAAACCTTTTGCACCCCGATGGTGAAGAAGTGGTGGTGGGACTGGCCACCCCCGGTACTGCTTTTGGTTTACCCTTGACCAGTTTAACGGCCTACCAAGCCAAGGCACTTTCCAAGGCAGAGTTGATGCTCTTTACACTGGTGGAGGTAGAATCCTCACCCAACTTGACCCAAAGCCTTGTGCGGGGTCTGGCTCGTCGCCTACGGCAAGCGGAAGGTCTTTTAGGAATTACCAGCCATCGCCGGATTGAGGAGCGATTACGCCATTTACTCTTGCTTTTGAAGCAAGAAATTGGTCAACCCCATCCCCTCGGCACTCGCTATAGTGTTCGCCTCACCCACCAGCAACTGGCAACGGCGATTGGCACAAGTCGGGTGACTATCACACGTCTGTTGGGCAAACTCAAAGAGGAGCAGTGGCTCACCTACGATCGCGATCGCCACATCATTCTCACCAACGCCGCTCAGATTTAG
- a CDS encoding DUF4278 domain-containing protein, producing MMTTTLTYRGVQYEYVPPAVRSEATDVVAKYRGWNYHCTHAVNPPAQPVRDLIYRGVVYRTGQTEAVNTTATTAANTAKEVNMPALDLNQLSRVILTHHHQVIKNREQSLLTRMIAQMGLPAAAGHYWNQIQGKIKPHVWTSYDRSHATMS from the coding sequence ATGATGACAACGACACTCACCTATCGCGGCGTTCAATACGAGTACGTTCCTCCGGCAGTCCGTAGTGAAGCAACCGATGTTGTAGCCAAATATCGGGGTTGGAATTACCACTGCACCCACGCAGTGAATCCTCCGGCTCAACCTGTGCGGGATTTAATCTATCGCGGTGTGGTCTACCGTACGGGTCAAACGGAAGCTGTGAATACGACAGCAACCACTGCTGCCAACACAGCCAAGGAAGTGAATATGCCAGCGCTTGATCTCAATCAACTTTCGCGGGTCATTCTCACCCATCACCACCAAGTGATCAAAAACCGCGAACAATCCCTCCTCACGCGAATGATTGCCCAAATGGGATTGCCTGCGGCCGCAGGTCACTATTGGAACCAAATTCAGGGCAAAATTAAGCCCCATGTCTGGACAAGCTACGATCGCAGTCATGCCACGATGAGCTAG
- a CDS encoding DNA double-strand break repair nuclease NurA gives MLDFVKVAAQMGTVGQVIRQGAIASQQKQARALEVLTVMAENLEHYRQAIQAWGESFPFNAAEPIESLTVKHAVPPAPRSHIIFATDGSQIAPSHHEIAYCYLINVGRVAIAYGQGQRPHLDSVPQLVYDPDELGRSRGWGLTIEDWLRYRRTQAEILALVELIQAQNKKAPSLALVDGSLIFWAWESLPPMVREELLTPILAAWDELRAKRIPLVGYVSASRSHETVNFLRLGVCPYPEPNCALHCGQTSQTGLEATRDRPPCQVFDPLRDVLLWQAHLAPQQYSPLWRSRSRILEHYGDHHIYVAYLHGGSEVVRLEVPQWVARDADLWQQAVALTAAQIEKGRGYPVALAEAHNLAVVRGSDRQRFFALLERELIKAGHWHVAPSPKEQRKRQSIA, from the coding sequence GTGTTGGACTTCGTCAAAGTAGCTGCTCAAATGGGAACGGTGGGTCAAGTGATCCGCCAAGGGGCGATCGCCAGCCAACAAAAACAAGCCCGTGCCCTCGAAGTGTTGACAGTAATGGCAGAAAATTTAGAGCACTATCGCCAAGCCATCCAAGCGTGGGGCGAGTCCTTTCCCTTTAATGCTGCTGAACCCATTGAATCCCTGACGGTGAAGCACGCTGTCCCCCCTGCCCCAAGGTCACACATAATTTTTGCCACCGATGGCTCGCAAATTGCCCCCAGTCACCACGAAATTGCCTATTGCTATTTGATTAATGTGGGACGGGTGGCGATCGCCTACGGTCAAGGGCAACGCCCCCATTTAGATAGTGTGCCGCAGTTGGTTTATGACCCCGATGAATTGGGGCGATCGCGGGGCTGGGGACTCACCATAGAGGATTGGTTACGCTACCGCCGCACTCAAGCGGAAATTCTTGCCCTTGTTGAACTCATTCAAGCGCAAAACAAGAAAGCCCCCAGCCTAGCACTCGTGGATGGTTCACTGATTTTCTGGGCGTGGGAATCACTGCCGCCAATGGTGCGTGAGGAATTGTTGACGCCCATCTTAGCTGCTTGGGATGAATTGCGTGCGAAGCGAATTCCCTTGGTGGGCTATGTCAGTGCCTCCCGCAGTCATGAAACGGTGAATTTTCTGCGCTTGGGGGTTTGCCCCTACCCTGAACCCAACTGTGCCCTCCACTGTGGTCAGACGAGTCAGACTGGCCTCGAGGCGACTCGCGATCGCCCCCCTTGTCAAGTCTTTGATCCCCTGCGGGATGTGCTCCTCTGGCAAGCACACTTGGCACCGCAACAGTATAGTCCCCTCTGGCGGAGCCGCAGTCGCATTCTGGAACATTACGGCGACCATCACATCTACGTTGCCTACCTCCACGGTGGCTCGGAAGTAGTGCGTTTGGAAGTTCCTCAATGGGTGGCGCGGGATGCAGACCTGTGGCAACAGGCAGTTGCGTTGACGGCAGCACAAATTGAAAAAGGGCGGGGTTACCCCGTGGCATTAGCAGAAGCCCACAATTTAGCCGTTGTGCGCGGCAGCGATCGCCAACGCTTTTTTGCTTTACTGGAACGGGAACTGATTAAAGCAGGACACTGGCATGTGGCTCCTTCCCCCAAAGAGCAACGCAAACGCCAAAGTATTGCCTAG
- the lnt gene encoding apolipoprotein N-acyltransferase has translation MWLLPPKSNANAKVLPRWLLCVGLGIAGWGTQLALPPVSGWFLAFIGIVPLWWQCQVLSPLWAAIAGLCWGLGFYGSSLVWVWDLHPLTWIGIAPVPSWLISRGIWLFLSGWGAVLSGSWAFLMARYGVRRSAPWQLLWGVTLWCALEALWSYSPLWWISLSLTQSPTGLLQLGRLAGPTTITAVVMTVNGLVTLSLRRHTWAKQWLVVTLLGAIALNGVLGTSVRADQGEPLRVGLIQGNIPTREKLTPEGIRRAWQDYPRGYRQLVVLGVDAVLTPEGALPILWQPHQVNPITSAVREAGVPLWLGTFMETLGGHHQVLLTLDGQGEIYSRYNKVNLVLLGEYIPDWLAGVVQRLSTLRSRLLPGNPDQVFTTPWGKAVVLICFESAFSHRSRWQLVHGGQFILSVANNDPYRRQLMSQHHGHDVLRAVEGDRWLVRSTNTGLSAVIAPTGETVWLSNADEFVIHAATILRRQTQTLYIRYGDWLLPLLLGMLILLAGLPALRLRGWH, from the coding sequence ATGTGGCTCCTTCCCCCAAAGAGCAACGCAAACGCCAAAGTATTGCCTAGGTGGCTGCTGTGTGTTGGTTTAGGCATCGCGGGCTGGGGAACGCAGTTGGCGCTACCGCCAGTAAGCGGGTGGTTCTTGGCCTTCATAGGAATTGTGCCCCTGTGGTGGCAGTGTCAGGTTTTATCGCCACTGTGGGCAGCGATCGCCGGCCTGTGTTGGGGACTAGGGTTCTACGGCAGTAGCTTAGTCTGGGTGTGGGATTTGCATCCCCTGACGTGGATTGGCATTGCGCCAGTGCCCAGTTGGCTAATCTCGCGGGGGATTTGGCTTTTCCTGAGTGGTTGGGGGGCAGTCCTGAGTGGGAGTTGGGCTTTTTTGATGGCACGCTATGGGGTGCGGCGATCCGCCCCTTGGCAACTTCTGTGGGGTGTCACCCTTTGGTGTGCCCTTGAAGCCCTCTGGAGCTATTCGCCCCTGTGGTGGATTAGTTTATCCCTGACCCAAAGTCCAACGGGACTCCTTCAACTGGGTCGTCTGGCGGGACCCACCACGATTACGGCAGTCGTGATGACAGTGAATGGCTTAGTCACCCTCAGTCTGCGGCGGCACACATGGGCAAAGCAATGGCTTGTTGTTACTCTTTTGGGGGCGATCGCCCTCAATGGAGTTCTCGGCACCAGCGTCAGGGCAGATCAAGGGGAACCCCTACGGGTGGGTTTGATCCAAGGCAATATCCCGACACGGGAAAAGCTCACGCCAGAGGGTATCCGCCGCGCCTGGCAGGACTATCCCCGTGGCTATCGCCAACTGGTGGTTCTAGGGGTTGATGCCGTCTTGACTCCGGAAGGGGCACTGCCGATACTGTGGCAACCACACCAAGTCAATCCGATAACCAGCGCTGTTCGGGAGGCGGGAGTTCCCCTATGGTTAGGGACATTCATGGAGACGCTAGGAGGGCATCATCAGGTGCTCCTGACCCTCGATGGGCAGGGGGAGATTTACAGTCGCTACAACAAAGTCAACCTTGTTCTTTTGGGGGAATATATTCCCGATTGGCTGGCGGGGGTAGTACAGCGGTTATCTACGTTGCGATCGCGCCTCCTGCCGGGGAACCCTGATCAGGTCTTTACCACCCCTTGGGGCAAGGCCGTTGTCCTGATTTGCTTTGAATCTGCCTTTTCCCACCGCAGCCGCTGGCAACTGGTTCATGGGGGCCAGTTTATCCTCAGTGTTGCCAACAATGATCCCTACCGTCGCCAACTGATGAGCCAGCACCATGGCCATGATGTGTTGCGAGCCGTCGAGGGCGATCGCTGGCTCGTGCGCTCCACGAATACGGGCCTTTCTGCGGTGATTGCGCCTACGGGGGAAACTGTTTGGCTCTCCAATGCCGATGAGTTTGTGATTCATGCGGCAACGATTTTGCGGCGGCAGACCCAGACCCTGTACATCCGCTATGGGGATTGGTTGCTACCCCTCTTGCTGGGGATGCTTATCCTGCTGGCGGGCTTACCCGCTCTTCGACTACGAGGGTGGCACTGA
- a CDS encoding DUF3598 family protein, with the protein MTTNWENFRKNLGEWHGSFTAVSPTGDVGASVPSILILADTADGQRVRFELRRFGNGLDQPPTSETVQEYATIGRQNVFFPTGAFSKGSLQVAPFAEFGAEYGFVMGDRRLRFVQLFDKNQHLQSMTLIREFRAHSNAVERPPLTVDQLLGEWRGTAYTVYADWRSPTETPTHLSLWREGDRLYQLLQTPDHEVKTTATIAGSRLLFTDTDQPKQLLLLPDGTSSLTPLQVSFRHPFFVEVGWLWAEGQRQRLIRTYGDRGEWVSATLVVEERVSPPAG; encoded by the coding sequence ATGACAACAAATTGGGAAAATTTTCGCAAAAACCTTGGGGAATGGCATGGCTCCTTTACGGCGGTCAGCCCTACGGGAGACGTGGGAGCGTCAGTGCCCTCGATTTTGATCCTTGCCGATACTGCTGACGGTCAACGGGTGCGCTTTGAACTGCGACGCTTTGGCAATGGTCTCGATCAGCCCCCCACCAGTGAAACGGTGCAGGAGTATGCCACCATTGGCCGCCAAAATGTCTTTTTTCCGACGGGGGCTTTTTCTAAGGGATCGTTGCAGGTGGCGCCCTTTGCCGAGTTTGGTGCGGAGTATGGCTTTGTCATGGGCGATCGCCGACTGCGGTTTGTCCAACTCTTTGACAAAAATCAGCACCTCCAATCCATGACTCTGATTCGCGAGTTTCGTGCCCACAGTAACGCCGTTGAACGTCCTCCCTTAACCGTGGATCAACTCCTAGGGGAATGGCGCGGTACCGCCTACACCGTCTATGCCGACTGGCGATCGCCCACGGAAACCCCGACCCATCTAAGTCTTTGGCGCGAGGGCGATCGGCTCTACCAACTGCTGCAAACCCCCGACCACGAGGTGAAAACAACGGCCACAATTGCTGGGTCCCGCCTACTCTTTACGGATACGGATCAACCCAAGCAGCTTTTGTTGCTCCCCGACGGTACCTCTAGCCTAACCCCCTTGCAGGTGTCCTTTCGTCACCCCTTTTTTGTGGAGGTGGGCTGGTTATGGGCAGAGGGACAGCGGCAGCGCCTGATTCGCACCTATGGCGATCGCGGGGAGTGGGTCAGTGCCACCCTCGTAGTCGAAGAGCGGGTAAGCCCGCCAGCAGGATAA
- a CDS encoding response regulator has product MTTDLFDSGAGRILIVDDTPENVEVLTTLLQLEGYDVRGAISGQMALMGIEAEPPDVILLDIMMPDMNGYEVCQTLKENPKTKHIPIIFISALDDVFDKVKAFEIGGADYITKPFQQAEVLARVKNQLTIALLQRKLRQKNALLQKQNQQLQEIVEERRDLVSSLQAAQEQYRQMFEEAVVGIYQSSPEGVYFKVNNALARIYGYADAEDWLADIEHHNHRPYVDDSAWEKFQQQIETRGFVRNLVSKVYRADHSITTICECARPVKSEDGQLLYYEGFVFELPTRNP; this is encoded by the coding sequence ATGACCACCGACCTCTTTGATTCAGGGGCTGGTCGCATTCTGATAGTCGATGATACCCCCGAAAATGTTGAAGTTTTAACCACACTGCTGCAACTGGAAGGCTACGATGTGCGCGGTGCCATTAGTGGCCAAATGGCGCTCATGGGGATTGAGGCCGAACCCCCGGATGTCATTCTCTTGGACATCATGATGCCTGATATGAATGGCTACGAGGTCTGTCAAACCCTGAAGGAGAATCCCAAGACCAAGCATATCCCCATTATTTTCATTAGTGCCCTCGATGATGTCTTTGACAAGGTCAAGGCCTTTGAGATTGGCGGCGCCGACTACATCACCAAACCCTTTCAGCAGGCGGAGGTGCTGGCACGGGTAAAAAATCAGTTGACGATCGCTCTCCTACAGCGGAAGCTGCGGCAAAAAAATGCCCTCTTGCAAAAGCAAAACCAGCAGTTGCAGGAAATCGTCGAGGAGCGGCGTGACTTGGTCTCCTCACTGCAAGCAGCGCAAGAACAGTATCGGCAGATGTTTGAGGAAGCCGTGGTCGGGATTTACCAAAGTTCGCCCGAGGGGGTTTACTTCAAAGTCAACAATGCCTTGGCACGCATCTATGGCTATGCCGATGCTGAAGACTGGCTAGCGGATATAGAACACCATAATCATCGTCCCTACGTGGATGACAGCGCTTGGGAAAAATTCCAACAGCAAATTGAAACTCGTGGCTTTGTGCGCAACTTGGTTTCCAAGGTGTATCGCGCTGACCACAGCATCACAACCATCTGTGAATGCGCCCGCCCCGTCAAGAGTGAGGATGGCCAACTCCTGTACTACGAAGGGTTTGTCTTTGAACTGCCCACCCGTAATCCATGA
- a CDS encoding FAD-binding oxidoreductase, translating to MKQTLSALLGDAAVHSLAELGDRAPHLRPYLPEYALLVTPPTPEAGAEVIAYARRQGWRVLPIGAGTKLNWLGNTPKADIFLRTTAWQKLIDHAAADMTVTTQVGIPFQQLQHHLAPAGQWIAADPLFRETATLGGCLATQSNGSLRQRYGSWRDQLLGVKFIRSDGQIVKAGGRVVKNVAGYDLMKLLIGSYGTLGILTEVTLRVYPLPDAVQIWQLRGEVSALAKGLEVILTSSLAPARCVLRLEPRGTLLLELEFHTLREVIAAGTLGDRLSQIAQTHNLQLEPQAPLGITLNPTPDQVILKIGVPLSEMLPALTQLQQLARELACECRGEMSAGVGYAYLHGQEEHLRQLILRLRQGLPRGYVTVLAAPLNLKQQLDPWDYRGNALELMRKLKQQLDATGVFGTGVFVGNL from the coding sequence ATGAAACAAACCCTGAGCGCCCTGTTGGGGGATGCAGCGGTTCACTCCCTTGCTGAATTGGGCGATCGCGCTCCCCACCTGCGTCCCTACCTTCCTGAGTATGCCCTGCTGGTGACTCCCCCCACCCCAGAAGCGGGGGCAGAAGTGATTGCCTATGCCCGGCGCCAAGGCTGGCGAGTGTTGCCCATTGGCGCAGGCACCAAACTCAATTGGCTCGGGAACACCCCCAAGGCAGATATTTTTCTGCGGACAACGGCGTGGCAGAAGCTCATTGATCATGCGGCTGCCGATATGACCGTCACCACCCAAGTGGGTATTCCCTTTCAGCAGCTCCAGCACCACCTAGCACCCGCAGGACAATGGATTGCCGCAGATCCCCTCTTTCGAGAAACGGCCACCCTTGGCGGCTGCTTGGCCACCCAAAGTAATGGCAGCCTACGGCAGCGGTATGGGTCATGGCGCGATCAATTGTTGGGGGTCAAGTTCATTCGCAGTGATGGCCAAATCGTCAAAGCGGGAGGGCGGGTGGTCAAAAATGTTGCCGGCTACGACCTGATGAAACTCCTGATCGGCAGCTATGGCACGCTGGGCATCCTAACGGAGGTGACGTTGCGGGTCTATCCCCTGCCGGATGCGGTACAAATCTGGCAGTTGCGGGGGGAAGTCTCTGCTTTGGCCAAGGGACTTGAGGTGATTTTGACGAGTTCCCTTGCGCCCGCGCGGTGTGTGTTGCGCCTTGAACCACGGGGGACGCTGCTGTTGGAATTGGAATTCCATACCCTGCGGGAAGTGATTGCTGCGGGTACGTTGGGCGATCGCCTGAGTCAGATTGCCCAGACCCATAATCTGCAACTGGAACCCCAAGCCCCCCTAGGCATTACCCTCAACCCCACCCCCGATCAAGTGATTCTCAAAATCGGTGTGCCTCTAAGCGAAATGTTGCCCGCCCTCACCCAGCTTCAGCAGTTGGCAAGGGAATTGGCCTGCGAGTGCCGAGGCGAAATGAGTGCAGGGGTCGGTTACGCCTATCTCCACGGACAGGAGGAGCATCTCCGTCAACTCATTCTCAGGCTGCGCCAAGGGCTACCACGGGGCTATGTCACCGTCTTAGCCGCCCCCCTGAACCTCAAGCAGCAACTCGATCCTTGGGACTATCGCGGCAACGCCCTTGAATTGATGCGGAAGCTTAAGCAACAATTGGATGCAACGGGTGTCTTTGGCACTGGCGTTTTTGTCGGCAATCTCTAG
- a CDS encoding (Fe-S)-binding protein, with product MTATDPVAGFDAQSPPDPHLIDACVHCGFCLSTCPSYRVLGTEMDSPRGRIYLMDAIHEEQVQLADVVQHFDSCLGCLACVTTCPSGVEYDKLIAATRVQVQRHYQRPVGDRWLRQLIFQTLPYPQRLRALLWPLWLYQKLGLAHLEKRLGLLKRLLPKSLAAMYQMLPPLSAKTFRDRWPEVVPAQGKQRGRVGVILGCVQRLFLPEVNEATISVLSANGFEVVLPPQQGCCGALPHHQGEEDQAQTLARQMIDCFAAAKVDAVLINASGCGHTLKEYHRLLAADPEYRDRARDFVQKVEDVQVFLVKQGLVTPLHPLGDRPLALVYQDACHMIHGQKIRLEPRQLLRQIPQVQLREPLDAALCCGSAGVYNILQPDVAAELGRQKVRNLLNTRPDVIVSANVGCSVQLRQYLQEQSSSVPIYHPMQLLDLAIRGEQLPS from the coding sequence ATGACTGCAACTGATCCTGTGGCTGGCTTTGATGCCCAGTCACCCCCTGATCCACACCTGATTGATGCCTGTGTCCACTGCGGGTTTTGCCTCTCCACCTGTCCTAGCTATCGGGTGTTGGGTACTGAAATGGACTCTCCCCGTGGTCGTATCTATCTCATGGATGCCATTCATGAGGAACAGGTGCAACTGGCGGATGTCGTACAGCACTTTGACTCCTGTTTGGGTTGCTTGGCCTGTGTCACCACCTGTCCATCGGGGGTTGAGTACGATAAGTTGATTGCGGCCACGCGGGTTCAAGTGCAGCGCCATTATCAGCGGCCTGTGGGCGATCGCTGGTTGCGGCAGTTGATTTTCCAAACGCTGCCCTATCCCCAACGGCTGCGTGCCCTCCTGTGGCCGCTCTGGCTCTACCAAAAACTCGGCTTGGCACATCTCGAAAAGCGGCTGGGACTCCTGAAACGGCTCTTGCCCAAGTCCCTTGCGGCCATGTATCAAATGCTACCGCCCCTTTCAGCCAAAACATTTCGCGATCGCTGGCCTGAAGTCGTGCCTGCCCAAGGGAAACAGCGTGGCCGCGTGGGGGTGATTCTTGGCTGTGTCCAACGGCTCTTTTTGCCGGAAGTTAATGAAGCCACGATCTCCGTCTTAAGTGCCAATGGCTTTGAGGTGGTGCTACCGCCACAACAGGGGTGCTGTGGTGCCCTGCCCCATCACCAAGGGGAGGAGGATCAGGCGCAAACCCTTGCACGCCAAATGATTGACTGTTTTGCAGCGGCCAAGGTGGATGCGGTTTTAATCAACGCCTCGGGTTGTGGCCACACCCTCAAGGAATATCATCGCCTTTTGGCTGCCGATCCAGAGTACCGCGATCGCGCCCGTGACTTTGTGCAAAAGGTGGAGGATGTGCAGGTCTTTTTGGTCAAACAGGGCTTGGTGACACCGCTCCACCCCTTGGGCGATCGCCCCTTGGCCTTGGTCTATCAAGATGCCTGCCACATGATCCACGGCCAAAAAATTCGCCTTGAACCGCGGCAACTGCTGCGACAAATTCCCCAAGTGCAACTGCGCGAACCCCTCGATGCAGCCCTGTGCTGTGGCAGTGCCGGGGTTTACAACATTCTTCAACCCGATGTGGCGGCGGAATTGGGACGCCAAAAGGTACGCAACCTGCTGAATACTCGCCCTGATGTCATTGTCTCAGCCAATGTGGGCTGCAGCGTGCAATTGCGGCAGTATCTCCAAGAGCAGAGTAGCTCCGTGCCCATTTACCACCCGATGCAACTGCTAGACTTGGCGATTCGTGGTGAGCAGCTTCCGTCCTAG
- a CDS encoding AarF/ABC1/UbiB kinase family protein: protein MTARISAVPSAGHRRYDPEAIARYYWRHPWRVIWRFVNISVSFLTFWLLLQWDKWLGQQESQRPLRAMQLRKLLIRLGPTFIKVGQALSTRPDLICPDYLEELTLLQDKLPPFANEIAIAIIERDLRLNLGDIFAEFSPQPVAAASLGQVYRAKLHSGEEVAVKVQRPNLLPVITRDLFLIRLLVQWVKPWLPINLCHDLRDIVDEFGRKLYEEIDYLNEGRNAEKFAANFRDDPTVKVPKIYWQYTSEHVLTLEWIHGIKLTRTDCMVAAGVDPDELIRVGVISGLRQLLEFGFFHADPHPGNLFAMPDGRMAYIDFGMMDQLEESTKESLVDAVVHLVNKDYQALATDFVKLGFLTPETDITPIIPALESVFEEVIGSSVREFNFKVITDRFSELMYAYPFRVPAKFALIIRSLVTQEGIALCLNPNFRIVDVSYPYVARRLLQGESPQLRRRLLDVLFKDGRLQWQRLENLIAIARQDQHFNLAPTATLGLQYLFSEEGQYLRRQIVLALTEDDRLHTEEVQRLWNLVKSDLRPLFLIDVAWEALKASVSHTLGKEEDSNSLVVAS, encoded by the coding sequence GTGACTGCCCGTATTTCTGCTGTCCCTAGTGCTGGTCATCGTCGGTATGATCCTGAGGCGATCGCCCGCTACTACTGGCGACATCCTTGGCGAGTTATCTGGCGGTTCGTTAACATTTCGGTATCTTTCTTGACATTTTGGCTGCTGTTGCAGTGGGACAAGTGGCTAGGGCAACAGGAAAGTCAGCGTCCCCTGCGAGCAATGCAACTGCGCAAACTCCTGATCCGTTTAGGCCCAACCTTCATTAAAGTCGGTCAAGCCCTCTCCACTCGCCCCGATTTGATTTGTCCCGACTACCTCGAAGAACTGACGCTCCTTCAGGACAAGTTGCCCCCCTTTGCCAATGAGATTGCTATTGCCATTATTGAGCGGGATCTGCGCTTAAACCTAGGGGATATTTTTGCCGAATTCTCACCCCAACCGGTGGCCGCCGCCAGTCTCGGCCAAGTCTATCGAGCCAAACTCCACAGTGGTGAAGAAGTGGCCGTCAAGGTGCAGCGTCCCAACCTCTTGCCCGTGATTACCCGCGATCTCTTCTTGATCCGTCTTTTGGTGCAGTGGGTCAAGCCTTGGCTACCGATTAACCTCTGCCATGATTTGCGGGACATTGTCGATGAATTTGGCCGCAAGCTCTACGAGGAAATTGACTACCTCAATGAAGGGCGCAATGCCGAGAAATTCGCTGCCAACTTCCGCGATGATCCCACGGTCAAGGTACCGAAAATCTACTGGCAGTACACCAGTGAGCATGTGCTGACCTTGGAGTGGATCCATGGCATTAAGCTCACCCGTACCGATTGCATGGTGGCGGCGGGCGTTGATCCCGATGAGCTGATCCGGGTGGGGGTGATTTCAGGACTGCGGCAACTCTTGGAATTTGGCTTCTTCCATGCCGACCCCCATCCCGGCAATCTCTTTGCCATGCCGGATGGCCGGATGGCCTACATTGACTTCGGCATGATGGATCAACTGGAGGAGAGCACTAAAGAATCCTTGGTGGATGCCGTCGTTCATTTGGTGAACAAGGACTATCAAGCCTTGGCGACGGACTTTGTCAAACTGGGCTTTTTGACCCCGGAAACGGATATTACGCCGATTATCCCTGCCCTTGAGTCGGTCTTTGAGGAGGTGATTGGCTCCAGTGTGCGGGAATTCAACTTCAAAGTGATCACCGATCGCTTCTCCGAGTTGATGTATGCCTATCCCTTCCGGGTTCCCGCTAAGTTTGCCCTAATCATTCGCTCTCTAGTCACCCAAGAGGGCATTGCCCTGTGTCTCAACCCTAACTTCCGCATTGTTGATGTCAGCTATCCCTATGTGGCACGGCGTCTGCTGCAAGGAGAATCGCCCCAACTGCGGCGACGGTTATTGGATGTCCTCTTCAAGGATGGTCGTCTTCAGTGGCAACGCCTGGAAAACCTAATTGCGATCGCCCGGCAGGATCAGCACTTTAACCTCGCGCCAACCGCCACCTTGGGCTTGCAGTATCTCTTTTCTGAGGAGGGGCAGTACCTGCGGCGGCAAATTGTGCTAGCGTTAACCGAAGATGACCGTCTCCACACCGAAGAGGTGCAACGCCTTTGGAATTTGGTCAAGTCTGATCTGCGTCCGCTCTTCTTGATTGATGTGGCATGGGAAGCCCTCAAGGCCTCTGTCTCCCACACGCTCGGTAAAGAAGAAGACAGCAATTCCTTGGTGGTGGCCAGCTAA